The stretch of DNA AAATTTGGTCTGGCGAACGAGTGGCGCAAATCTCCGATTTTCAATTAGGAATGTGGTGGGATAACGATCCTACTATTCGCCGCATTGTTGATGACTTGATTGAGGAAAATCCGGCGGCGGTGTTAATAAGTGGTGATTTTATTTATCATGCTACTCCCAATCCGGAAAAAGAAATAAATCGTGCTGTAAATTTGCTTCGTCCTCTGACAAAAGCGGGTATTCCTACTTATGCTGTACTCGGCAATCACGATTATGGTATGAGACAGTTAAATTCCCAACCTAAAGAAGATTTAGCTGCTAATTTAGAAGCCGCATTAGCCGAAATTGGCGTGGATGTTTTGCAAAATGAAGCTATTCTACTTCCGCCGCCAGAAAATACTAATCAAGCTAATTCTGCGCCTCTTTATTTAGTTGGTGTTGGGGCTTATTTAGCTGAAAATAGTCAACCAGAAAAAGCTTTGGCTGATCTTCCCGAAACCAGTCCGCGAATTGTGATGATGCACAATCCTAATTCCTTTGCTGCTTTCCCTGCTAATACGGCACCTTTGGCTATTGCTGGACATACTCATGGAGGACAAATTCGCGTTCCTTTTACACCTGAATGGTCGTGGGTTACTTTGAAGCGGGAAAAGTTAGAACATATTGATGGTTGGGCGGAAGATTATGGCGCATCTGGTAATCAACTTTATGTTAATCGGGGGATTGGTTTTAGCGATCTTCCCATTCGTTTTAATTGTCCGCCAGAGGTGACTTTTTTTACACTTATGTCTGAGGAGGAAGTTGGATCGTGAAGTCGGTTTGGGATGCTATAAATTGGGCTTTGGGACTTGAGGCTGTTAAACTGACTTATTGGCAAATGGGCTTGCGGGCGGCGGTTATTTATGTAGCAATTATTATTATGATTCGCGTTGGTGGCGATCGCCGTTTTCTCGGCAAACACGCAGCAATGGATGTTCTCTTAACCGTCATTTTGGGGTCTACTCTCAGTCGCGCTATTAATGGCGGTGCGCCTTTTTTTCAGACTTTGGCTGCGGCTGTGGTTTTGGTGGGAATTCATCGCTTGTTCGCCGCGATCGCGTTTTATTTCCCTCGTTTTGATAATTTGCTTAAAGGTCATTCGCGCATCCTCATTCGTGATGGTCAAATTCGTCAACAAACTCTTCGTCAAAGTCATCTTACTCATGCTGATTTAGAAGCTGCTTTGCGCTTAAAGGCTAAACTTGATGACTTTCAACAAGTGAAACTTGCTCGTCTCGAAAGTGGTGGCGAAATTAGTGTTATGCCTCAACAAAAGCCGATTCAAGTTGTTGAAGTTACTGTGGAAGATGGGGTGCAAACTTTGCGGATTGAGCTTGACTAATTCAAGATTTTGCTATATTATTTAGATAGTTCTTTTCATAATGAAAATCTGAGCATTTAAGTTTTTACAGTCAGATTCCCATTATAAAGCAAGTATAAATCTTTTTCTCAAAAAAAGCAATATTTGTCGCCCAAACTTTGCAAATTGAGCTTGACCAAATTTAAGATTTTGCTATACTATTTAGATAGTTCTTTTCATAATGAAAATCTGAGCATTTAAGTTTTTACAGTCAGATTCCCATTATAAAGCAAGTATAAATCTTTTTCTCAAAAAAAGCAATATTTGTCGCCCAAACTTTGCAAATTGAGCTTGACCAAATTTAAGATTTTGCTATATTATTTAGATAGTTCTTTTGATAATGAAAATCTGAGCATTTAAGTTTTTACAGTCAGATTCCCATTATAAAGCAAGTATACCTCTTCCCAAAAAGAAAAGCAACAGTTACCTCAAGAAAACTTAAACAAAAAGAAACAAATCTCTTAACCTGTAAACCGATAAGCAAAATATGCCCCAATATTTCGGACAACTGCCAGTAGCAGAAACCCTCTGGACAACAGCCAAAAGCATCAAAACCTACAGCAAAGTCAAACAAGGAATAGACTGTAAATGTAATAACGGCGAACTACTAACAATCAGAGTATTAGCTAATAACTTAATCAGAGTACGTCTCGCCCCCAAAGGAGAACTAAAACCCCGTCGTCCTTGGGCAGTAACAGTAGCAGATGAAGAATGGTCGCCCGTCGAATTTAAAATCCAAGAAACCGCAAGCGATCTAACAATAATCACCGCCGAAATGCGCGTCCAAATTCAGCGCGAACCAGTCAAAATTGAATATTTTGATAAAGACAATCGCCCCTTTGCTGGCGACACCTCAGACAGAATGGGTTGGCGCGAAGGAGAAATTTCTATATGGAAAAAAATTGAGTCAAACGAACACATTTACGGCTTAGGAGAACCACCCGGATTACTCGATCGACTAGGGCAAAAACACACCATGTGGACTACAGATGCTCTTGATTATACATCTCAGACCGATCCGATGTATCAAGCAATTCCCTTTTACATGGCAGTACGTCCGGAAGTCAGTTACGGATTATTATTGAACAGCACTTATTGGAGTCAATTCGATCTTGGCTGTACCCAACCAGAAGTAATACAAATACAAAGTAAAACAACCGAATTAGATTATTACCTTATTCACGGTTCCACACCAGCAAAAATCCTCGAAACCTACACTCAACTAACAGGAAGAATGCCGTTACCACCAAAATGGGCATTAGGTTATCATCAGTGTCGTTGGAGTTACGAATCCGAAACAGTAGTTAAAGAATTAGCCAGAGAATTTCGTCAGCGTGAAATCCCTTGCGATGTTATTCATTTAGACATCGATTATATGAGAGGATATCGAGTCTTTACTTGGAGTCCCAAACGCTTTCCCGAACCCAAACAAATGTTGCAGGAACTCCAAGAACAAGGCTTTAATGTAGTAACAATTATCGATCCTGGAGTTAAATACGAACCAGAAGCAGACTATGAAATATTTGACGAAGGATTAGCTCACGATTATTTTGTTAGAAAACCAGACGGAGAATTATTTTATGGCTACGTTTGGCCCGATAAAGCAGTTTTCCCCGACTTTATGCGTCCCGAAGTTCAAGAATGGTGGGGAGAGTGGCATCAAAGCTTAACAGAAATCGGCATTGCAGGTATTTGGAATGATATGAATGAACCTTCGATCGCTAACCGTCCTTTTGGTGATGGTGGGGAGAAAATCTTCTTTCCTCTCGATACACCCCAAGGTTCAGAAGAAGCAAGAACCAACCATGGGGAAACGCATAATTTGTATGGCTTAATGATGGCAGAAGCGACATACGAAGGGTTAAAAAAAGTGCGTCCCAATCGGCGATCGTTTTTGTTAACTCGTTCGGGTTATGCAGGTATTCAACGTTACTCAGCAGTTTGGACTGGAGATAACTTTTCCTTGTGGGAATATCTTGAAATGTCCTTACCAATGTTGTGTAACCTCGGTTTATCGGGAGTGGGTTTCGTCGGTGCAGATATTGGTGGATTTGCGGAGAATGCAACCGCAGAACTATTTGCGCGCTGGATACAAGTAGGAATGCTTTATCCGTTAATGCGATCGCACTCAGCCATGTCTACAAATCAACAAGAACCTTGGCATTTTGGAACCGAGACAGAAAACATTTGTCGCGAATACATCCAACTGCGCTATCGTCTCCTACCTTACATTTATAACTTGTTTTGGGAAGCAGCAAGCAAAGGTGCGCCAATTTTACGTCCCTTAGTTTATCAATATCCTGCTGACAAGAACGTATCTCAACTTCACGATCAAATCTTATTAGGTGCAAACATCATGGCTGCACCAGTATATCGTCCCGGAGTCGAATGTCGCGCAGTCTATTTACCCGCAGGAAAATGGTACGACTGGTGGAGTGGGGAAGAATTCACCGGAGGAAAGCATATTTTAGCCGACGCACCCTTAACCAAAATGCCGCTTTTTGCTTGTGGTGGTGCGATTATTCCTCTGCAACCTGTCATGCAATACGTCGATCGATATCCAGTAGAAGAGTTAACTTTGCGCGTGTATCCAGGTGCAGGAGAGTTTACCCTTTACGAAGATGATGGTGATAGCTTCGATTATCAACAAGGTGCTTTTTGTCAGACTACATATCGCGTCCGAGAAGAGTCAAAAGAAGTTATTTTTGAGGTAGAAAAAAGAATCGGAAATTGGCTACCACCAAAGCGCGAAGTTATCGTTGAGTTAGTTGGTGTTGGTGAGAAGCGTTTTGTTGATGATGGTACAGCAAAGGAATTGAAATTTAGTCGTTAAATAGACACAAATTTGAATTAGGTATGAGTACCGACTAATACCAAGTTGCGTCCAGAGATAGTGTCC from Oscillatoria salina IIICB1 encodes:
- a CDS encoding glycoside hydrolase family 31 protein, which encodes MPQYFGQLPVAETLWTTAKSIKTYSKVKQGIDCKCNNGELLTIRVLANNLIRVRLAPKGELKPRRPWAVTVADEEWSPVEFKIQETASDLTIITAEMRVQIQREPVKIEYFDKDNRPFAGDTSDRMGWREGEISIWKKIESNEHIYGLGEPPGLLDRLGQKHTMWTTDALDYTSQTDPMYQAIPFYMAVRPEVSYGLLLNSTYWSQFDLGCTQPEVIQIQSKTTELDYYLIHGSTPAKILETYTQLTGRMPLPPKWALGYHQCRWSYESETVVKELAREFRQREIPCDVIHLDIDYMRGYRVFTWSPKRFPEPKQMLQELQEQGFNVVTIIDPGVKYEPEADYEIFDEGLAHDYFVRKPDGELFYGYVWPDKAVFPDFMRPEVQEWWGEWHQSLTEIGIAGIWNDMNEPSIANRPFGDGGEKIFFPLDTPQGSEEARTNHGETHNLYGLMMAEATYEGLKKVRPNRRSFLLTRSGYAGIQRYSAVWTGDNFSLWEYLEMSLPMLCNLGLSGVGFVGADIGGFAENATAELFARWIQVGMLYPLMRSHSAMSTNQQEPWHFGTETENICREYIQLRYRLLPYIYNLFWEAASKGAPILRPLVYQYPADKNVSQLHDQILLGANIMAAPVYRPGVECRAVYLPAGKWYDWWSGEEFTGGKHILADAPLTKMPLFACGGAIIPLQPVMQYVDRYPVEELTLRVYPGAGEFTLYEDDGDSFDYQQGAFCQTTYRVREESKEVIFEVEKRIGNWLPPKREVIVELVGVGEKRFVDDGTAKELKFSR
- a CDS encoding metallophosphoesterase — protein: MKKFRYLIWVFFGLVVFLLGWGLIEPYVIDTEEEIATIPNLPEIWSGERVAQISDFQLGMWWDNDPTIRRIVDDLIEENPAAVLISGDFIYHATPNPEKEINRAVNLLRPLTKAGIPTYAVLGNHDYGMRQLNSQPKEDLAANLEAALAEIGVDVLQNEAILLPPPENTNQANSAPLYLVGVGAYLAENSQPEKALADLPETSPRIVMMHNPNSFAAFPANTAPLAIAGHTHGGQIRVPFTPEWSWVTLKREKLEHIDGWAEDYGASGNQLYVNRGIGFSDLPIRFNCPPEVTFFTLMSEEEVGS
- a CDS encoding DUF421 domain-containing protein, whose protein sequence is MKSVWDAINWALGLEAVKLTYWQMGLRAAVIYVAIIIMIRVGGDRRFLGKHAAMDVLLTVILGSTLSRAINGGAPFFQTLAAAVVLVGIHRLFAAIAFYFPRFDNLLKGHSRILIRDGQIRQQTLRQSHLTHADLEAALRLKAKLDDFQQVKLARLESGGEISVMPQQKPIQVVEVTVEDGVQTLRIELD